The genome window CCCGCAGCAGATCCGCACGGCCCCCACGGCCGTACTCACTATGATGTAATACATAGTAGTCGCGCTTCAGGAGCCCAGCCGATGGCAGTAACAACCGTCCGTTTGCGGCCGGAAATCGAAAAAAGCCTGGCGGATACCGCTGTCCAGCTCAAACGAAGCAAGGGCTGGATCATCAACCAAGCGCTCTCCGAGTATCTGGCGCAACATCAGCAGGAGCAGCAGCGCTGGCAAGAGACGCTCGCTGCCGTTGAATCCGCGGCCAATGGCAAGGTGATTGCCGGAGAGAAGGTGCACGACTGGCTGCAAAGC of Algiphilus aromaticivorans DG1253 contains these proteins:
- a CDS encoding CopG family ribbon-helix-helix protein: MAVTTVRLRPEIEKSLADTAVQLKRSKGWIINQALSEYLAQHQQEQQRWQETLAAVESAANGKVIAGEKVHDWLQSWGRDDELPPPESGK